The DNA region AACATCGACTTTCTGCAttattctttcaaaaaatattttcaaactcGCCCCACACTACATTATATCCCATATAGCTGCGGCGATAGTGCGGTGGCGATGGATAGTAGAAGTTTTTGTGTGGATGTCTAACAGATGGTAGAAGAGAAAAGGTGGATGAGACGGGTGTTGTTATCGTATTTTAAGAGTTGCATATACTGACCAttctaaaaaaaattagattGGGAATTTACAGCGGGCGAtgtttgagaaaatatttttacTGGATATTTTTCGTTTAATGAGTGAAGATGTAGGAGAGGAGTGAAAATATGCATATATGTGGTGAATTAGGTTTTGGGTTGTGAATTTGAGACTGAATTGAGAAAGTAAAAACTGATATTTATGATGGGTTATGATAATTATTTGGATGGTGGAGCTGGGCGTAGCAAAGATGCATAATGAAAAAGATAAGGTGAGTTAGTGAATGTTTTGTTGTAGCCAATGCAATAAATTTTTTGATATAACTTGTAATTAAATATAATGGGCTAGCAGTTGTCTTAAGATAGTGCCGAACGACCAATTATGTCAGATTctcaaaaataaaagatagaaggcAGGGTCGGGTTGTTGTCGTGATATGGATCTAGAAAGGGAGTGGTTTATAAGTTGCATTGTCAGAGGTAATGAAAGCATTTACCAATTTATGAATTCAATTAGTTGGAGGAAACTTATAATCGCGTTGAATGCGTCTTATAAATCACAATTAGTGGACAATCaaaatcagtgttttaaaaggcgtgggcataaggcgaggcgttttacatatgcctcaacgaggcgtaagccccgagggtatttaatttttaatatttcataaaaaataatataattacagtaaatatttttaaatagataaaattacataaaagttgaagaaaactataaatacatgaaaaaaatatatatagatgtGCTCCATCCCTACTAATAACTATTAAAAATAATCCTTATACGCTACTTAAtagcacaagtaacttgagttaaaaagaataaagttttctacatgaggaacaaaaaggatgactaacctgcaatttgaactttgaacttgctgctatggAGGAAAATGAAGTTTTCTTTggatttgcaaaaaaaaaaaaaaaaattgattgttCGTTGCTCTTGGGAGATAGTaacagactagcggacaagataaagaattagGAAAGACCATAAATTAGGGTTTCTAGCAAtaaaaaaaggtcttgacttttaaatttaatatttcatttcctttttaaattttttgattaaTTACAAGctgaattttgagaatttgggtattatactaaggacttattcaataaattttattttaatttgaaaaagtcacTTGGGCTTACGCCTCACTGCAAAAACTCGCCCGAACGCCCAGGCGTACACCCGTAATGGCTGGGTGtatgcctcttgagactttcgccccgcACCATCGCCTAGGGGCGCGCCTCGCCTCAGGGCTTGCCCCGGAGCTCGTCCCGAAAATGCCTTTTAAAAAATTGATCACAACTAATGAGTGCGACTTATAAATTGTAACTAATGAACACACAATCGCAATTAGTGAGTGCGACTTATAAATCTCAATAAGAAAATGCGACGAATTAGTACTGTAAATCACAATTAGGAATGCGGCTAATAAAACGTAATTGTAAAGGCGACTTATAATTCGCAATTAGAGAATGCGACTTAGAAATCGCAATTAATGAATGCTTATTATAAGTTGCAATTAGGGATAGCGACTTATACATCGCAATTAATGAATGCGATTATTTTTTACCGTAACGTTTTCGTTTGCTGGCTCCAATGGTTATTTAGAAAAGAAATTCCAAAGCGGAAGAGATGGTTCTACTATTCAATACCACACCCACTACTCCTCTATGCATCCTCTATCCTCTAATTCTTCAAAAGATATAGCATAGAGATGTAaactcatgatcaaatatatatGCCGGACAACACAGATTATCTTGGTTGTTGCATGGTGAAAGATTTAGCAGAAATTGAGCAGACACTAGAATTTGACTGTAGAGTTATGATCTTTTTTAGCACTGCAACAAGATGTTTGAGGAGCAGCTTACTTGTCTATAGGGTGGCAAACAGGCGGGCGGGGCGGATATAGAACGGTTCGAAAACGATTaatgaaaaaacggataaattatccgattcaacccatatttaatacggataaaaaacgggttaaccgacggataatatgggtaaccatattgtCCATGGCTTcttaaatatgatcacttttggaagaatttctagtctcccaaacttgagaaaccccaaatttgaggctttacaaatgtaaaagttaaaccaaTAGTTATCCATtaattatccattttctaaatgaataatatggttcttatccatatttgacccgtttttaaaaatttattattcaacccattttttagtgaataatatagatggttaactgttttcttttaactattttgccACCACTACTTGTCAGCAATTATTTAACTTGTTGAACCCATTGCGCAACATACACCAATAAAATTTTCATAACGAGTGGTGCAATTTAGTTTAGTATATATATGCCACATGGTGACATAATTTTGTTTCCTTAATAAATCACCATTCAATAAACCAACGAGTTAGCAAGGTATTCAATTCCAATAATGAAGATACAAACTGTCCAATACTACGAAAATTTGTCATCTAAACTAGGGAAATGAATTATATTCACTTGATAGTTACTCTCCAAAGTGTATGATAATTTACCTTCTACCTCTATTGAGTCCACACTTATAGGCCTTAAAGCCCTCTTCAGAATCACTAAATACCATTGTTCCAATTCAATCAAAGaagttttaaaaattaaaagaaattatggccAATGGGAATTGAACCAACAATCTCATAAAGGTTTTGAACCCGTTATCACTGAGCTATGCTTTTGAATTGTGTAAgaggattcaaaatataatatatatatatatatatatatatatatagagagagagagagaggggcaCATAGCATTTTGCCTTATATGTATAGTGTAATTTCCAGCGAAGAGTGTTCGAATGAAACCACTTCCTCCCCTAAATCCGCCCGTTGTCACCAAGGTTGATGTCATTGCTGTATTAACATTATTCACAAACCTAATTGCAGGAGGTCATTGGGAGTAAGAGCAAGAGATAGAAGAAACACTCAAATATCAAACTTTTATTAAAAACCGCAAATCAAATGTATATATACAAACTTCATATAATTATGGAGAAGCTTGAgcaaaaaaaattccttttttacTCAAGAAATGAATACTATATAATGCATTATTGACTCTCTTTTCTTCGTTGTCAACCTTTAATTTGCCGTGTTCCTAAATTTTGCTCGCATCAAGTTGTGAAGAGGAGGAGCTAACTCCTTTTGAATGGCAATATCCAAATTTAGCATTTTGGTAGATCCTTTGGAGGTGGCAAAAGTGACTCATTAGGACCTTTGCCATTATCTACTAGGAATGCCATCTTCAATCCCCATGTTGTATGCACCTCTAAATGACAATGCATAAACCAAACTCCTGCAATTTCATAAAAAAAGTTTAACAACCATTGTATAGGCGTcatgaatttaagttatatacattgaTAGGGCAGCATGGTGCACTAAGCTTTCGCTAtgcgcagggtccggggaagggccggaccacaggggtctattgtacgcagctttaccctgcatttctgcaagagactgtttccccagctcgaacccgtgatctcctggcaacaactttaccagttacaccaAGGCTCATCTTCTAAGTTATATACACTGATATGACAAATAAATAACACTATCAGTACAATTTAACTGAATGTAGCAGGTTGTTGCTTCATTTTTTCTATAGTATACCTGGATTGTCAGCGCGGAATCTTATAGCTACCCATCCTCCTGCTGGTACTCCAATTGTATTCCTCTCAACAGGATCAACAAGATTAAAATTCTTTGGATCtatttttgaattaaaatttCCTAGCCCTTTACCTACTGCAAAGAAATTAAACCCATGCAAATGGATAGGATGATTTTCAGGGGATATAATTCCAGTATCCTGCAAAACTAATTGAACTGTTGCATTATATGGCAACCGATAAACCTTCGTCCCGCTCATCGTTGACAAGTTTGCTGGTGGTGTTCCAGTATAGTTGAATTTAAATGGCGGATTTTGAGGAAAATCTGTTGTATAAACTCCTTTGATACCAAAGAAATGTGCTTGTAAAAGTGCTGTAGTTGGCATGACAAATGTGACATTGTTTATACTAGCAACAACTCTGCTTCCATTACCCTGTTTGCAACTTGGACATGGATTAATTCCTAACCCTACTGTGAAAAACAACGAATGATCCACATTTTTTGGAACTTTAGCAGGGTATTTTTTCGAGTTGAGGCTTCGAAGAGAGTCTACAAAATTGTTAGCCACAGGGGTCGCGTTTTTGGGCGGAGTGTTTGTTAGGGTAGTGACTGAACTAGCCAACGTGCCCGAATAATGTAACGTGGCTGTTGCAGTCGCGTTATCGACTGCAATAGGTGCGTCCATGAATGGAGAAGCAACAACCATGTATTTTCCAGAACCTTGATTAGCTGCGACAATTACATTTGTGGTTTGGCCAGGGGCAATCACAATTGTATCTGTTTTGAAAGGTTTTACGTAGGTAGCATCTACTTCAACTACAGTCATTTTGTGGCCAGCAATTTTGAAAAAGAGTTCTTCATTGAGTGCAGCATTGATAACTCGCAACATGTAGGATTTTCCAGGATCAACACTCAATTTGTATCCACCTGCATATCATATATGGTCCaaaattcaaattttcatttttcccatGAATTATTTTGAAGGATTTAACTCATATACAATAGAGGTATTTTACACTATCAGTGCATTTTAACCTGCAAGTTTTACACTACTTTCCAAGTGTGTTTAACTTCTACGTATTGATAGTGCAAATATTTATACTATCACGTCACCTTAAAATTCAATATAGTGCTTAACAAATAATGAAATTAGTAACCTGGAGAATAAGACAGGTAATCAACTGCAACATGTTAAAATACACTAATAGCGTATAACAAAATGAATATTGCCAGTgcatattttcaattttttttcaggTTGCCATATCAAATTTGTTATGAATAGTTAGGAGTATATGTTATAGCTAATTAGCTAAAAGTATATTACCTTGGGATGGACAGTTTGAAAGGGGTCCAGGATGACCATTGATTGTGTGAGCATCAGAAACATTAGGGGCTAAACCTGACTTAATGGCCTGATTAATCACAGCTTCAGTATCAGATTTCCACCATTCAGCTGCATTATTGCATCAAACTTTAATCTTAGTCCCtacaaaataagtgattttttttttctaaggAAAAAAAGTGGAGTAAATTTATGTTCACCTAGAATAACTACAGCTTCATGGTCAGGTTTTGGAAATGGATATGGCACACCAAGCTTAGGCAAAATGACAATGGCGCCATGAACAGTTGACCTTAGCCACAGAATATGAGCATGCCAAAACAGTGTACCCCTTTGACCTGTAATGGTGAAGTTGTACAAATAACTTTGACCTGGCTGAATTGGACATTGTGTGATATATGCTGGTCCATCTGCCCAACCTGTTCTAAGTTGTCTCACACCATGCctattacaaaccaaatgaaaAAGATTATATAAAGCAAAGAGAACCAAGTGAATTATATACAAAGTGATGGAAATCTTGATTTTCTAAGGAAGTTTATGTTCGATGCATTAGCCTTGTGTACAAAGCATTCCGCATTCACGCAGGGCCCGGTAAAGGGCCGTACTCcaagggtgtgatgtagacaacctatCATAATTCATAATACAAATATTGgtggctgcttccacggctcgaactcgtgacctatagGTGTCAcgaagacaactttaccgttgctccaaggatCACCTTAtattctatgcattagttatgtaAAAAAGTTTTACACAATTATGTCACTTCAGGTAATCGAATAAAAAAGTAATTAACCTGCTATAATAAGTTAAGTTACACTGATAGTGTAAAACATTATGTGCACTTGTTTTTTAGATGAATTACCAATGGATAGAGACATTATATTTGACATGGTTAACAACCCTGATAAGCACAGTGTCATCTTCCCTGGCATAGACTGTGGGTCCTGGGAATTTGCCATTAACAGTGACAATGGGCTTTGTAGAACACAAGCGAGATGTATTCTTCACCATCACCTGCGAAAGCAACCATCTTacgttattttttttaattttaaaatgggaAATGAGAGAGGGGATTACAAGGTGAAAAATTGAACTCTCACCGATAGGTGAAAGAAGCAGGTATCCAACCAAATGAACTACTAAAATTTCCCACCATCTTACGTTACTAGGGGTCTAATTTGTGTTTTTTCGTAGGAACGTCAATATTGTACTTATGATGTATGGTTTGACAATTAAGTAACGATATTTTAGAAGTGTTTGGCGTCAACCAGTTTGTTTTCTAGACCAACCATCTTTTGCTAATTGAAATTTACTCTAACCAACTTATGATGCCAGCTTGTACTTTAAGAAATCTACTTGTTATTGCCAACAATTCCAAATCAACATATTTTGTGGCATTAACAGTGGATGGCTGGACGGAACTGCTTAAAAGTTCTGAAGAATATTCCCATTCTTTTTACATTGAAAATTGAAAATGCATAATAAGAGAGGGTTACCATAAATACAAGAGTCTTCCGGCACTTGTGGAAGCTTTTTCTTAGCCGTCAATCAAGTAGTACAAGAATTATATCTTATCTTATAACCTGGTGCAGGCGGTCATCTAATAAGAGAAAGGCACCAGGCGGTCATCTAATAAGAGAAAGGCACCACTGTTTTGGCAAATTAAAAGTGATTAAGTTGTTGAATAGCATTTGAAAATATTTCATTGTCTTCGAGTTTAACTTGTATAAACTGGTAACTTAAGTTTTACACGTGTTACACTATCACATTACCTAAATTAAAAGATACAACTATGAGTGACTACTGCGCATAACAAGTGAAACTAGTTACCTAGAAAAAAGTAAGCAACCTACAATTACAacaattaaattatttgaataatGTAGGAATAAGTTACACTATTAGAATATATAAGTTTAATCGTTCTTTTTCTACTATTAAAAAGACTCTTTTTAACTAAAGAAATGTGTGTGTGGGGGAgggagggagggggggggggaattgAAGTTGCTGTAGTGGTAGTACTTACATTGAAGTTGTAACGTCGAATCCGGCATTCTACAAAGGCTGGAAAGAGGCATGCAAACAAGATGAAAATACGAACCcaagattccatttttttttgtcTCTTTTCACTAATTTCACTAAGTAATATAGAAGTGGTTTTCTTTTCAGTTCTGATATATTTTAGGCTTGTTGCATTCAAGGGATAACAACGTAATGTATATATAGGTGAAAATGTCCTTTAATTAATTAGCTGCTCTGTCGTTTTTCTTTCGTTAGGTGATGAGATAGATATTGGGGTCCCTCTAATCTACTTCTCGAACAACAACAaacttttttagttaatttttcCCCAATTATTTCTTGTATATTACATAAAGTTTATAACTCTGTGGCCCACTATTATTTTGCTAGTTAAGCTATTTTTGTTTGTATGTGTGTTGGGAGTTTCTGAAAATAATCTTTATTTTCATGATTTTgtcaatttattattattaatctaAAGCCCTCCATGattctttttttcttcatgtatgtgtacgggtaaaatcggggaaGGGTTTTTCCCGATTCCTCAATGTGGAAACAGGGGAAAAGCATGGCTCGACGTGATTATGATCAAGGCCCAAGAACCCTCGTATAGAAACCTGAAGTAACAAACGATGTATCTAAGGTCGGGCACGGTGAAATAACTGACCCAGACCAAGTATAGCTTCTTGACTTCGGGAAACACAGAGAACGGTTACGCACAACGAGTAGGAGGCCATAATATTCGCCCTCAACCGGATATTACGGCGCGAATCTCGTTCAGTATTAACTGTAGATCGACATTTACCGAAAAAGAAGATTTTAACCTTATTTAGACATATACTAGGACtgaaattctcctactatataaagggaaaggTTTTCTTTATTCTAACACATTGTGACACGCAAATCAAAGCAATAAGAGTTTACTTTTGTCTTCTAGCTATTGTTCAAAGCATTATTCATTTATTCTTTTCTCCACTCGCGACCGAGCTTGTATAGAAGGTCCAATCGAGGACGGATTTCACTATTCAATCTAAGACCAGTCTTGGTCACTATATTGCGAttggtttgatcatttattttgtctttaactcGTTTACGTGTTGTTCTTATTTATTCGTATTGAGGgtaaaccgcgtacaaatttaattgttactcttttttagggtaaacagtttggcgcccaccgtggggctaaggaaaATAGTAGTGATTTGATatgaatctccataacacaccttattttatgcttgttctttgaAATTTTGATTCCAGGCTAGCCTAAggatgtcaaactctcagtctgcCCACTTGAACGTTGACGTTGAGTCAGGCCATCACGGCGAGAATAATATCGTGATACCTAGTAATGATGTGCCTCTTGTCGATCCCAATGGTATCCCAGTCGCCAACCCGGTCGATGCTAACTCGCAGGTGGCCATCAACATTAATTTACCAGCTAATCCCGAAAATAGTATTCGCGGGGGACTCGGGCCTGCGGCTCGAGAAGCGTCCGAAGGTGAAGGTGATGGGGTGAGCCTGCAGTTGATTTTCAAAATATTGCATGCTCAAGAAGCGGCGATAGCACAGCTGCACAACCAAAGCCATGCCCCTAACAGGGTCGAACTCGAACAGTCCGGGGAAAATACTAGTAGGAACAAACAAGTTGCCGTGGAACCGGGTGAGTTCGGACCCGGGAAGACTTCCGAAGTAATGAAGATGCTCGAAGCATTGAAAAAACGGGTAGAGTCAGGCGAGAAAAATATTGAggccaatgacaagaaggtagAAACGTACAACTCCAGGGtagatcagatcccgggagcgccTCCGATATTGAAGGGACCAAATTCCAAAACGTTTATTGAGAAGCCTTTCCTCCCGAGCGCAACACCGAAGCCAATCCTGAAGAGATTTCAAATAATCGATATTCCCAAGTATAATGGGACCACATATCCAAATGAGCATGCAACCTCCTATACATGCGCGATCAAAGGGAATGACTTAGAAGACGACGAAATCGAGTCAGTGTTGCTGAAAAATTTTAGGGAAACCTTATctaagggagcaatgatatggtatcataacttgcCTCCAAATTCTAtcgactcatttgctatgcttgcagatgctttcgtGAAGACCCATGCTTAACCATGAACATCGAGACCAGAAAGTCAGATCTCTTTATGGTCAAGCaaagggataacgagatgctcagggagttcgtgtcaagaTTACAGATGGAGCGGATTGACTTGCCaccagtttcagatgattaggcCATTTAGGCATTCACTCAGGGGCTCAATCCCCGAAGTTCTGTGGCCTCTCaacagctaaaacaaaatttggtggagTACCCGGTGGCCACTTGGGCCGACGTCCACAATAGataccaatcgaagatcagggtagAAGAGGACCAACTCAAGTCCCCTTTTGGATCCGTTTACCCCATCAGAATTGACGAAAGATCTAAGAGAGCCATTGATTAGGAGACAAGGCCGAACCGAGACCATAAATATCCATACAGCACAGATCGGAGGGGAAACGGATCCGGGCGTTACCCGACAAGGAACAAGaagagaagtgatcgaggactTAGCGGCCGGGGCTTGATGAGCAAGAGAGGGTTTGACATGTCTCTCGGAAGCAGGGAAGCACCAAGATTGTCAGAGTATAATTTCAACGTGGACGTTGCAAGCATAGTGTCGGCCATAGGGcacatcaaagaaaccaagtAGCCCCGACCATTGCTTCCCGACCCTACCTAGAGAGATCCTAATTTGATGTGTAAGTACCACGGTACTCACGGTCATCGGACCGAAGATTGCCGACGGTTAAGAGAAGAAGTTGATCGATTATTCAACAATgtgcaccttcgagaattcctaagcgagcgagccaaaaaccacttcagaAATAGGGATGCCAACAAACAGGTCGAATAAGAGGAGCCTCAT from Nicotiana tabacum cultivar K326 chromosome 24, ASM71507v2, whole genome shotgun sequence includes:
- the LOC107816409 gene encoding laccase-4-like, with amino-acid sequence MESWVRIFILFACLFPAFVECRIRRYNFNVMVKNTSRLCSTKPIVTVNGKFPGPTVYAREDDTVLIRVVNHVKYNVSIHWHGVRQLRTGWADGPAYITQCPIQPGQSYLYNFTITGQRGTLFWHAHILWLRSTVHGAIVILPKLGVPYPFPKPDHEAVVILAEWWKSDTEAVINQAIKSGLAPNVSDAHTINGHPGPLSNCPSQGGYKLSVDPGKSYMLRVINAALNEELFFKIAGHKMTVVEVDATYVKPFKTDTIVIAPGQTTNVIVAANQGSGKYMVVASPFMDAPIAVDNATATATLHYSGTLASSVTTLTNTPPKNATPVANNFVDSLRSLNSKKYPAKVPKNVDHSLFFTVGLGINPCPSCKQGNGSRVVASINNVTFVMPTTALLQAHFFGIKGVYTTDFPQNPPFKFNYTGTPPANLSTMSGTKVYRLPYNATVQLVLQDTGIISPENHPIHLHGFNFFAVGKGLGNFNSKIDPKNFNLVDPVERNTIGVPAGGWVAIRFRADNPGVWFMHCHLEVHTTWGLKMAFLVDNGKGPNESLLPPPKDLPKC